TCTCCGGCGACCGCGTCGGTGCGAAGGGCGCGTGCGGAATCACGATGGTAAACGCGGACAAGTACGGCCACAACGCCGACCGGAACACGCTGAGACTGACGCTGCTCCGGTCGAGCTTCGATCCCGATCCAATCCCCGAGACCGGCGACCACACGATCCGGCTGGCGATCATCCCGCACGACGGCATGGTGTCCGTCTCCGACGCCACCAGGGCCGGTGCGGCGTTCGGTCTGCCGATGAACGTGGCGAGCACGGACATCCACAAGGGAAAACTCCCGCCGAGCAGGGGCTTCGCGGAGGTGCTGACCCCGAACGTGATGCTCGCCTCGATCAAGAAAGCCGAGGACTCGGATGCCGTCATCATCCGCGTATACGAGGTCGAGGGCAAGGACACCGAGGCCCGCGTCAGGCTCACCGACCTGGTGAAACCCGGCACGCCCGCGCGCCAGGTTGACCTGATGGAACAGCCGCTTCCGAAGCTGAAGGCCAAGATGGAGGGGGACGTCCTCGTCGTCAAGGTCCCGGCGTACGGAATCGCGTCCGTGATGGTCGGCTGAGAATCGGCTGACAAGTACGGGCAGGATGTTCGGGATCGGGCATACCCGACATCCTGCCCACTGGTATTATTACCAGTTTTTCGATATTTCGCCACTTGGGTATTGACACTTGCCCGAGTTGGCGTGATAATGGATGCGTGAGTCCCCGGCAGGATGCCCGTGACAGGCCACGTATAGGCGCCTGGACTCCACACAAGACCTGAGAGCGAGCGCGATTTTCAGCTTGCATCGCGGGCGCAAAAGCGGGTGAGTACATACCCCGCGAAAGGAGCAAAAGATGGGAAAATCTCTCGCGATCCTCTTCACAGCTCTACTACTGCTTGCGGCTACGGCAGCCTGGTCTCTTCCGCTGAATGGCTACAACGAGATAGTCAACCCGGGCTTTGAGACAGGAACGCTGTACGGCTGGCAGACCGGCGGCGATATCGTCGTGGGCATTGACGGCCCTGACAACGGCTACGCCGCCACCTGCAAGACACCCGGTGGAGACCTCTGGCTTCGTCAGATCGTTGACGACTCACTCAGTCCCGACTGGCTGCCGAACGGCAACGCAAAGTACATTGACCTCATGGCCCAGGTTGCGTGGTCCGGCTGGCTTCCCCAGGACGCGTCGGTTTCGTTCCGACTGGACTGGTGGGACGAGAGATACAACGGTGAGTGCAATCCGACGCTTCTGCCCTACTACTTCGGCGCGCCTCCCGCGGCCGGCGACCCCGCGCTGGGATACTACGTCAGCGACTGGGTAACCGTGCCGCTCGCGGGCGTTCCGGCCCTGGCATGGCAGACGGTCAACCCGTTCAACCAGATACTGCTTCCGATCCAGCCCAAGTGGGTATCGGTCGAGGTCACCTTCGTGCAGCCGAACGGCGTGTCCGTCTGGCTGGACAACGTGAACCTGACCGGAAAGTGCGTGCCCGAGCCATCCGGACTGCTTCTCCTCCTCGGAGGGGTTGCCCCGTTCGCGTTCAGGTTCGTTCGCAGGAAGTAGTTCGTTCGAGTCACGCTTGGTGTGGAGACTGTGAATCCCGTCTGAACATTGGAAACCGTTTCCATAGTTTTGTGGAGTGCCGTTCGACGATGATGGTCGAGCGGCATTTCTTTTTGTCCCCGCCGGCGGATGTTGAGACCGGGCCCACATCCCGGCAATATTACCGGTTTTACGCTTGCTAGTCTGTTCAGCTATTGACAGAACGCTCAACATGTGCAATAATATTCCCAATCTACGGATTGAAAGTCCATCAGAGGCACGACGACACGGAGGTCGCCCAGGCCCCCGGACGCGTCCAGGCTTCATTTCCCTAACCGCCTGGCCCGTACCACCGGCCATACAGCAAGGCACATGTATGCCTCGCGGAAAAGGAGATGAAGATGGTAAGAGGTTTCAAGCTCGTCTTCGCGCTGGCGCTCGTCCTGAGTTCCGCCGCATGGTCTCTCCCACTCAACGGCTACAACGAGATAGTCAACCCGGGATTTGGCACGGGCAATCTGCAGGGGTGGCAGGCCGGCGCCGACATCATCGTCGCTATGGACGGCCCGGAACACGGATACGCCGCCACGTGCAAGAGACCGGGCGGGGATCTGTGGCTTCGTCAGATAGTTGACGACTCGCTCAGCCCCGGTTGGCTCCCGAACGGCACCGCGAAGTACCTGGATTTGACGGCGGACGTAACCTGGTCCGGCTGGCTCGCCCAGAACGCCTCGGTCTCGTTCCGGCTCGACTGGTGGGACGAGAGGTACAACG
This is a stretch of genomic DNA from Armatimonadota bacterium. It encodes these proteins:
- a CDS encoding PEP-CTERM sorting domain-containing protein (PEP-CTERM proteins occur, often in large numbers, in the proteomes of bacteria that also encode an exosortase, a predicted intramembrane cysteine proteinase. The presence of a PEP-CTERM domain at a protein's C-terminus predicts cleavage within the sorting domain, followed by covalent anchoring to some some component of the (usually Gram-negative) cell surface. Many PEP-CTERM proteins exhibit an unusual sequence composition that includes large numbers of potential glycosylation sites. Expression of one such protein has been shown restore the ability of a bacterium to form floc, a type of biofilm.); this encodes MGKSLAILFTALLLLAATAAWSLPLNGYNEIVNPGFETGTLYGWQTGGDIVVGIDGPDNGYAATCKTPGGDLWLRQIVDDSLSPDWLPNGNAKYIDLMAQVAWSGWLPQDASVSFRLDWWDERYNGECNPTLLPYYFGAPPAAGDPALGYYVSDWVTVPLAGVPALAWQTVNPFNQILLPIQPKWVSVEVTFVQPNGVSVWLDNVNLTGKCVPEPSGLLLLLGGVAPFAFRFVRRK